In the genome of Deltaproteobacteria bacterium, one region contains:
- a CDS encoding HupE/UreJ family protein → MGSGAGRSSRTARASRSAARAASWRRPSKRARGPRERTAPGWLTAGVFGLSSTTVAGVRSAMRPGVVAVLVLGLVRVALAHPLAPCVLELRETPGGVVEVGWKTPLVRARGAELEPVLPARCRPLRTPKPEVEGGGVWRRWTVDCGRDGLVGQRVGVTGPGTVVLAAVVRVTLADGRLVQGVTSPGRPLVTIPPRPRALDVARDYARLGVAHILTGPDHLLFVFALVLLAGTARRVVATVTAFTFGHSITLTLAALGLIVVPSRPIEVAIATTVLAVAVELARPRAASSLARRRPWLMAATFGLLHGLGFAAALREAGLPAGEVPLALLSFNVGIEAGQVGFVLGVLALRRAVHGFAADVPGWLRQIPVYGMGTLAGYWWLDRLLALIR, encoded by the coding sequence ATGGGCTCCGGAGCGGGTCGAAGCTCGCGCACGGCGCGCGCGTCTCGGTCCGCCGCCAGGGCGGCGTCGTGGCGCCGACCGTCGAAGCGAGCGCGAGGGCCACGAGAACGGACCGCACCCGGCTGGCTTACCGCAGGAGTTTTCGGCTTGTCGAGTACCACGGTGGCGGGGGTAAGATCGGCCATGCGGCCCGGCGTCGTCGCGGTGCTCGTCCTCGGCCTCGTCCGGGTGGCCCTGGCCCACCCGCTCGCGCCATGCGTCCTCGAGCTGCGCGAGACCCCCGGCGGCGTCGTCGAGGTCGGCTGGAAGACGCCTCTCGTGCGCGCGCGCGGCGCGGAGCTGGAGCCCGTGCTGCCGGCACGGTGCCGGCCCCTCCGCACACCGAAGCCCGAGGTCGAGGGCGGCGGCGTCTGGAGACGATGGACCGTCGACTGCGGGCGCGACGGGCTCGTCGGCCAGCGGGTCGGCGTCACGGGGCCGGGGACGGTCGTCCTCGCCGCGGTCGTCCGGGTGACGCTCGCCGACGGCCGGCTCGTCCAGGGCGTTACGTCCCCGGGACGACCTCTCGTCACGATCCCGCCCCGTCCACGGGCGCTCGACGTCGCGCGCGACTACGCGCGGCTCGGCGTCGCGCACATCCTCACCGGCCCCGATCACCTGCTCTTCGTCTTCGCTCTCGTGCTGCTCGCTGGCACGGCGCGGCGGGTGGTCGCGACGGTCACCGCCTTCACCTTCGGCCACAGCATCACCCTGACGCTCGCGGCGCTCGGCCTCATCGTCGTCCCGTCGCGACCGATCGAGGTCGCGATCGCCACGACCGTCCTCGCGGTCGCGGTCGAGCTCGCGCGCCCGCGCGCGGCGAGCAGCCTCGCCCGCCGGCGTCCGTGGCTGATGGCGGCCACGTTCGGCCTCCTTCACGGGCTCGGCTTCGCCGCCGCGCTCCGCGAGGCGGGGCTGCCGGCGGGCGAGGTTCCGCTCGCGCTGCTGTCCTTCAACGTCGGCATCGAGGCGGGTCAGGTCGGCTTCGTGCTCGGCGTGCTCGCGCTCCGGCGTGCGGTCCACGGATTTGCGGCGGACGTCCCGGGCTGGCTCCGCCAGATCCCGGTCTACGGGATGGGAACCCTCGCCGGGTACTGGTGGCTCGATCGCCTGCTCGCGCTGATCCGCTGA